A window of Costertonia aggregata contains these coding sequences:
- a CDS encoding collagen-like protein codes for MKAMKFKNRFFTVLFVGTLFIACSPEDGEDGAIGPQGIQGEQGPTGPEGPQGEQGEPGTANVIYSGWIDSEFDNNIIATSASFSIDAPLMTEDIINTGVILVFGRSNPASITNDTDVYGLPIVFGAARQQSYYFRAEEAGQLYITVAANEEGESVGSPFFGEYRYVLIPGEESTEGNNGSGDIANKSPKKDYTKMSYEEIVAHFDINQ; via the coding sequence ATGAAAGCAATGAAATTCAAAAATCGATTTTTTACCGTTCTTTTTGTAGGCACCTTGTTTATCGCCTGCTCTCCAGAAGACGGGGAGGACGGTGCCATTGGGCCTCAGGGTATTCAAGGGGAACAAGGGCCTACGGGTCCGGAAGGCCCACAGGGGGAACAGGGCGAACCGGGAACGGCCAACGTTATTTACTCCGGATGGATAGATTCCGAATTTGATAATAACATTATAGCTACCTCAGCCTCTTTTTCTATTGATGCGCCCTTGATGACCGAGGATATCATAAATACCGGTGTCATTTTAGTTTTTGGCAGATCCAACCCTGCCTCTATTACCAATGATACCGATGTGTATGGGTTACCGATCGTTTTTGGTGCGGCACGGCAACAATCCTATTATTTTAGGGCCGAAGAAGCTGGGCAATTATATATTACGGTAGCTGCCAACGAAGAGGGTGAATCGGTCGGCTCACCTTTTTTCGGGGAATATCGATATGTGTTGATTCCGGGAGAAGAGTCTACCGAAGGCAATAATGGTTCGGGGGATATCGCTAATAAGTCCCCGAAAAAGGACTACACCAAAATGTCCTATGAAGAAATCGTGGCGCATTTTGATATCAACCAATAG
- a CDS encoding helix-turn-helix domain-containing protein, protein MLTERSPISIAWYSSIIDLVINIGQKRDLSQFIWYKFMNILFLPSTQAFHSTVHVYKQMANKPKETSYSMSIFIWNKRPDILNIYNTIIIIASCAITLLSIGKLLYFKKNSTAKYLYWFIISANIVVLQLMLIDTKAVNLYPALLLVFIPFQFLSPVLFTAFTCSYLNKGALFKRYRYALLAPFTMFLIYYSFVKINAVFDYVWISKQTVAYVGAEFDENLAVSFSLLLGICNYRIIRNYENSLGSLPYQIVVKKTKWLKRFYSTLVVLCLLWACIILYIKADPNVGGHGPYYPLWLLFLSFYGAFWFYGSKHLKKVDKEKNREKEKLKEIAGNFQVQRLNRIFTTSELQSLQESQHDITGVLSYFASSLFDKNKPEDVLWSITGNCISQLNLEDCVIYILDKNTNTLAQKAAFGNKQAGHRKILSPLEIPLGKGIVGSVAKTGIPELIQDLANDKRYIEDDMPRMSELAVPIVHEGIILGVLDSEHSEKGFFEEKHLLLFQLIGKLTAAKLNQISKKATISISNENVYFKELSRLMEKELMYQDAELSLSSLSERLNISVTYLSQLVNTISNQNFSDFINQYRVRDAELKLTSPSYSNYTILGIGLEAGFNSKSAFYSAFKKHTGITPSEYREKCLILS, encoded by the coding sequence ATGCTTACGGAAAGAAGTCCAATATCCATTGCTTGGTACTCGTCAATTATTGATTTGGTTATCAATATCGGTCAAAAAAGGGATTTGAGCCAATTCATTTGGTATAAATTCATGAACATCTTGTTTTTACCATCCACACAGGCTTTCCACTCAACTGTACATGTTTATAAGCAAATGGCGAATAAACCAAAAGAAACCAGTTATTCCATGTCTATTTTTATATGGAACAAACGCCCCGACATATTGAACATTTACAATACCATTATAATAATAGCCTCTTGTGCCATTACGCTGTTATCAATCGGAAAACTGTTGTATTTCAAAAAAAACAGCACGGCAAAATATTTATATTGGTTTATTATTTCGGCAAATATTGTAGTGCTGCAACTCATGCTGATAGATACCAAAGCGGTCAATCTATATCCAGCATTGCTTCTGGTTTTTATACCTTTTCAATTTTTGTCTCCTGTACTTTTTACCGCATTTACTTGTTCTTATTTGAACAAGGGCGCTCTTTTTAAACGATACAGGTATGCTTTGTTGGCACCTTTTACCATGTTTTTGATATACTATTCGTTCGTCAAAATAAATGCGGTTTTTGATTATGTGTGGATTTCCAAACAAACCGTGGCGTATGTAGGAGCGGAATTTGATGAAAATTTAGCCGTATCCTTTTCTTTGTTATTGGGCATTTGTAATTATAGGATAATCAGAAATTACGAGAATAGTTTGGGCTCGTTGCCGTATCAAATTGTTGTGAAAAAAACCAAATGGCTGAAACGATTTTATTCTACGCTTGTTGTTCTCTGTTTGCTTTGGGCATGCATTATCCTATACATTAAAGCAGATCCCAATGTGGGCGGGCATGGCCCTTATTATCCCCTTTGGTTGTTGTTTCTGAGCTTTTACGGGGCATTCTGGTTTTATGGCTCCAAACATTTGAAGAAAGTCGATAAAGAAAAAAATAGGGAAAAGGAAAAATTAAAGGAAATCGCAGGTAATTTTCAAGTTCAAAGATTGAATAGGATATTCACTACCTCCGAACTACAGTCCTTGCAAGAGAGCCAACATGATATTACGGGCGTACTCAGCTATTTTGCCTCATCACTATTTGACAAGAACAAGCCCGAGGACGTTTTATGGAGCATAACGGGAAATTGTATTTCTCAGCTGAACCTAGAAGACTGTGTAATCTATATTTTGGACAAGAACACCAATACCTTGGCGCAAAAAGCAGCCTTTGGCAATAAGCAAGCAGGACATCGCAAAATTTTAAGTCCCCTTGAAATACCTTTGGGGAAAGGCATTGTTGGTTCGGTAGCTAAAACAGGAATCCCCGAGCTCATACAAGATCTTGCAAACGACAAAAGGTATATTGAAGACGATATGCCCAGAATGTCAGAACTAGCAGTGCCAATTGTACATGAGGGCATTATTCTTGGTGTGTTGGATTCGGAGCATTCCGAAAAAGGTTTTTTCGAGGAAAAGCATCTTCTGCTTTTTCAGTTAATCGGCAAGCTTACCGCTGCCAAATTGAATCAGATTTCTAAAAAGGCGACTATTTCGATAAGCAATGAAAATGTTTATTTCAAGGAGCTTTCCCGCCTTATGGAAAAAGAACTTATGTATCAAGATGCCGAATTGAGCCTATCTTCACTATCTGAGCGGCTGAATATAAGTGTGACCTACCTGTCCCAATTGGTCAATACGATTTCCAATCAAAACTTTTCCGATTTTATCAATCAATACCGGGTAAGGGATGCCGAATTAAAATTAACGAGCCCGAGTTATTCCAACTACACTATCTTGGGTATTGGCCTAGAGGCCGGATTTAATTCAAAATCAGCTTTTTATTCCGCTTTCAAAAAACATACGGGAATTACACCATCGGAATATCGGGAAAAATGCTTGATTCTGTCCTGA
- a CDS encoding RimK family alpha-L-glutamate ligase codes for MDIGLLSVSMNVYSTKRIAEEAENLGHYIELIDHTKCSVKLGKEKPRIFLREEDITNEFDAVIPRIGAKVTRHGVAIVKQFEMNGVFSTARSLSISRARNKVRTLQIMARKGIPIPETLFSINPDNIKQQIEILGGAPVIIKIQEGTQGLGVILAETKKSAKSIIDTFYKMDTSILIQEYVAESNGEDIRIIVIGNKIVASMKRVSEVGEFRSNVHRGGTAETVKLSAKEQFIALNAAKYLGLGVAGVDLIRSKKGPLLIEVNASPGLQGIETATGVNIAKEVILYVEKNVRRR; via the coding sequence ATGGATATTGGACTTCTTTCCGTAAGCATGAACGTATATTCTACCAAACGAATAGCCGAGGAAGCAGAAAATCTAGGCCATTATATTGAACTGATAGACCATACCAAATGCTCGGTTAAATTAGGAAAGGAGAAGCCTCGTATTTTTTTAAGAGAAGAAGATATTACCAATGAGTTTGACGCTGTAATTCCAAGAATAGGCGCAAAAGTAACCAGGCACGGAGTGGCCATCGTGAAACAGTTTGAGATGAACGGCGTTTTTAGTACCGCACGTTCCTTGAGTATTTCCAGGGCCCGTAACAAAGTTCGCACGTTACAGATCATGGCCCGGAAAGGCATCCCTATTCCCGAAACATTGTTCTCTATTAATCCGGATAATATAAAACAACAGATAGAGATCTTAGGGGGAGCGCCCGTTATCATAAAAATACAAGAAGGTACGCAGGGACTGGGCGTAATTTTGGCCGAAACCAAAAAATCGGCAAAATCCATCATAGATACTTTCTACAAGATGGATACAAGTATTTTAATACAGGAATATGTAGCCGAGAGCAACGGTGAGGACATTAGAATCATCGTAATCGGCAACAAAATCGTGGCCAGTATGAAACGGGTCAGTGAGGTAGGGGAATTTAGGTCAAACGTGCATAGGGGCGGTACTGCCGAAACCGTAAAATTATCCGCTAAGGAACAATTTATCGCCTTAAATGCTGCAAAATATCTAGGCTTGGGCGTGGCCGGCGTAGATCTCATACGCTCCAAAAAAGGTCCTTTATTGATTGAGGTCAACGCTTCTCCCGGGTTACAGGGTATTGAGACCGCAACAGGAGTAAACATTGCAAAAGAGGTTATTTTATATGTTGAAAAAAATGTACGAAGGAGATAA
- a CDS encoding succinylglutamate desuccinylase/aspartoacylase family protein yields MYEGDNEHIVIGGASVSPGQNKLLNISIDRLPTGTLIDIPVYVFNAKKPGPTILVQAGLHGDEVNGVEIVRRMLVEKRFKIDKGAVIAVPILNIFGFIHFSRDVPDGKDVNRSFPGTKTGSMASRIAYHYVNEIMHQIDFGIDLHTGGGQRHNFPQIRYTQEDENSAKLAEVFNAPVTFPSKLIKGSFRNAAYQMKKPIVVFEAGESMRFDEKAILEGMQGILNVLKHFGMIPEIEPKYIVRSKTIHLTNRKWLRAPTAGMFTPKITNGSEIKKGQIMGIVSDTYAKRTKTVKAPFDGYLICINHQAVVNQGDALFHIGE; encoded by the coding sequence ATGTACGAAGGAGATAATGAACATATAGTCATAGGTGGGGCGTCGGTTTCTCCCGGACAGAATAAACTATTAAATATCAGCATAGATAGGCTCCCGACAGGAACCCTGATAGATATTCCCGTTTATGTGTTCAACGCAAAAAAGCCAGGACCTACGATATTGGTTCAAGCCGGACTACACGGCGATGAGGTCAACGGTGTGGAAATCGTTCGCAGGATGCTGGTTGAAAAACGATTTAAAATCGATAAAGGAGCTGTTATTGCCGTACCTATTCTCAATATTTTTGGATTTATTCATTTTTCTAGGGACGTGCCCGATGGTAAAGACGTAAACCGAAGTTTTCCGGGAACCAAAACAGGCTCTATGGCCAGTCGCATAGCCTATCATTATGTAAACGAAATAATGCATCAAATAGATTTTGGGATAGATTTACATACTGGCGGAGGTCAACGACACAATTTTCCACAAATTAGATACACTCAAGAAGACGAGAACAGTGCCAAACTTGCCGAGGTCTTTAATGCCCCTGTTACGTTCCCTTCCAAACTAATAAAGGGTTCCTTTAGAAATGCAGCATATCAAATGAAAAAACCCATTGTTGTTTTTGAGGCGGGGGAGAGCATGCGTTTTGATGAAAAGGCCATTTTAGAGGGTATGCAGGGTATTTTGAACGTTCTCAAACATTTTGGTATGATTCCCGAGATAGAGCCAAAATATATTGTGCGCAGCAAGACTATTCATTTGACCAATAGAAAATGGTTGCGTGCACCAACAGCGGGCATGTTCACCCCAAAAATCACGAACGGAAGTGAAATTAAAAAGGGCCAGATTATGGGAATAGTTTCAGATACTTATGCAAAGCGAACCAAAACAGTAAAAGCACCATTTGATGGTTATCTTATCTGCATAAACCATCAAGCGGTCGTAAATCAGGGAGATGCTCTATTTCATATAGGGGAGTAA
- a CDS encoding ankyrin repeat domain-containing protein, whose product MSMSFITACEGGKRKIAEILLKNKEVEVGYTDEKGRTALHYAAHRGYLDLCKILIGEGAELDYEDHAGETPFYFACLQKQKQTALYLLEKGANTEIKDHKGSSLLHILAGNGQTEVVEKLLESGMPADIENNEAQTPLLLAAANRNKAVVELLLDYGADIATTDKQGNTPLLFAVNSKNTPMVTLLLNRGADANYVNHAGETPLLLACYSGNRMLIKLLAEKGADMLVSSKNGLSPIWYACSANQKEIVKLFLENGVDVNYAKPLSGNEGNMSSYLDWVETANDISVTAGYTLNVSNNLGGESLLHVATKSGHLSMVKLLLDEGAEINVQDESGNTPLHYATANGKKDVVKYLLENNADTSIVNAKEQLAVDYSNIKGFNEITALILKTKDVKPPTSEPSHSSSNNVATPAMDKKKALLDLKELLDAGILTQEEFNAEKTKILNS is encoded by the coding sequence ATGTCCATGTCATTTATTACCGCTTGCGAAGGCGGGAAACGAAAAATAGCTGAAATCCTTTTAAAAAATAAAGAGGTAGAAGTTGGGTATACCGACGAAAAAGGGCGAACCGCCTTGCATTATGCCGCACATAGGGGCTACTTAGATCTTTGTAAAATATTGATAGGTGAAGGTGCAGAACTTGACTATGAAGATCATGCCGGTGAGACACCTTTTTATTTCGCCTGCCTACAAAAACAAAAACAGACCGCCCTATACCTTCTCGAGAAAGGAGCCAATACCGAAATAAAAGATCATAAGGGCAGCAGCCTATTGCATATTTTGGCCGGTAACGGACAGACTGAAGTCGTTGAAAAACTCTTGGAAAGCGGTATGCCCGCAGATATTGAGAACAACGAAGCACAAACACCGTTATTGCTTGCGGCTGCCAACCGCAATAAAGCCGTTGTTGAACTATTATTGGACTATGGGGCGGATATCGCCACAACCGATAAGCAGGGGAATACCCCCTTGCTATTTGCCGTAAACTCCAAAAACACTCCCATGGTAACGTTACTTCTAAACAGAGGGGCAGACGCAAATTATGTTAATCACGCCGGTGAGACACCACTATTGCTGGCTTGCTATTCCGGCAACCGTATGCTCATAAAGTTACTGGCGGAAAAAGGAGCGGATATGCTCGTTTCCAGTAAAAATGGACTCTCGCCCATTTGGTATGCCTGTTCGGCCAATCAAAAGGAAATTGTAAAACTGTTTTTGGAAAACGGGGTAGATGTAAATTACGCAAAACCCTTAAGTGGTAATGAGGGTAATATGAGCTCCTATCTGGATTGGGTCGAAACGGCAAACGATATCTCGGTAACGGCAGGTTACACCCTTAACGTCTCCAATAATCTGGGAGGTGAGAGCCTATTGCACGTAGCCACCAAAAGCGGCCATTTAAGTATGGTAAAATTGCTATTGGACGAAGGCGCGGAAATAAACGTGCAGGACGAAAGCGGCAATACACCGCTACACTACGCAACAGCTAACGGTAAAAAAGATGTTGTAAAGTATTTGCTGGAAAATAATGCCGATACTTCTATAGTAAATGCCAAAGAACAGTTGGCCGTTGATTATTCAAACATTAAAGGTTTCAATGAAATAACAGCCTTGATTTTGAAAACCAAAGATGTTAAACCACCGACTTCCGAGCCAAGTCATTCTTCCTCTAATAATGTGGCAACTCCCGCTATGGATAAAAAGAAAGCCTTGTTGGATTTAAAGGAACTTTTGGATGCAGGAATCTTGACACAGGAGGAATTTAATGCGGAAAAGACCAAAATCCTAAATTCTTGA
- a CDS encoding ankyrin repeat domain-containing protein — translation MLQEALQKRDYTKAKELLKSGETLPDTLKDYHIKGIQDNIIRDKAFDIVDLFIENDFIETDIYEYDSFNTSIFNSIIKYLSNDEESIAFLNGFLSKVQNLNDELEGKSLLSLALENEVDIEIVKTMISNGCDVTIINRSEENLIHQVVKKYTRKFDKGLGYLQLLYDEGLDLDKPNTAHATPLHIAVKEHRNPYIQWLMENGADANAQNKNGESPFFLAISQGGGTEKYEIMRQYGFPDFDQTTQRGETLFCASDLNHLQLLLEDGADLYQTSVDTYGREYSKIDTLAISAPGFLQIAIDSGQLDVNRKDNTGNTILHKVCGRETLHEEKRAKEVYKLVKLLIASGADVNITNDKEETPMMIASQDNLKSKTVELLLSSS, via the coding sequence ATGTTACAAGAGGCACTCCAAAAAAGGGATTATACCAAAGCAAAAGAATTGTTGAAAAGCGGGGAAACATTGCCAGACACCCTAAAAGATTATCATATCAAAGGAATACAGGATAACATCATACGCGATAAAGCTTTTGACATTGTAGACCTGTTCATTGAAAACGACTTCATCGAAACCGATATTTATGAATACGACAGTTTCAACACATCAATTTTTAACAGCATTATCAAGTATTTATCCAATGACGAGGAATCTATTGCGTTTTTAAATGGGTTTTTATCCAAAGTCCAAAACTTAAATGACGAACTTGAGGGGAAATCACTTTTAAGTCTTGCCCTGGAAAATGAAGTTGATATCGAAATTGTCAAAACAATGATTTCCAACGGTTGTGACGTTACTATTATCAACAGGTCCGAGGAAAACCTTATCCATCAAGTCGTAAAAAAATATACCCGAAAATTTGATAAGGGTTTAGGTTATTTACAGCTTTTATATGATGAAGGCCTAGATTTGGACAAGCCTAATACCGCCCATGCGACCCCGTTGCATATTGCGGTAAAAGAACATCGCAATCCTTATATACAATGGTTGATGGAAAACGGTGCCGACGCAAACGCTCAAAACAAAAATGGCGAATCGCCCTTTTTCTTGGCAATCAGTCAAGGCGGTGGCACCGAGAAGTACGAGATAATGAGGCAATACGGGTTTCCAGATTTTGACCAGACCACGCAGCGTGGCGAAACACTTTTTTGTGCATCTGACCTTAACCATCTACAGCTACTTTTGGAAGACGGGGCCGATTTGTATCAAACCAGTGTTGATACTTATGGTAGGGAATACTCAAAAATAGATACGTTGGCCATCAGCGCACCCGGGTTTTTACAAATCGCCATTGATTCGGGTCAGTTAGACGTCAATAGAAAAGACAACACCGGCAACACTATCCTACATAAAGTGTGTGGCCGTGAAACATTACATGAGGAAAAAAGAGCTAAGGAAGTCTATAAACTCGTAAAACTGCTGATAGCTTCCGGAGCGGATGTCAATATAACCAATGACAAAGAGGAGACTCCCATGATGATAGCATCCCAAGATAATCTAAAATCAAAGACTGTTGAGCTTTTGCTTTCCAGTTCATAA
- a CDS encoding DUF2721 domain-containing protein, with amino-acid sequence MELTLSIPALLFPAISLTMLAYNARYLAIAALIRQLHQKYTETESKSIGLQVKKLRKRLTLIKNMQATAIFSFLLAVVTMALIYFEYDTLANLVFGISLFALMVSLVLSLVEVQLSTRALSIQLQDMSS; translated from the coding sequence ATGGAATTGACCTTAAGCATACCCGCCCTTTTGTTCCCGGCCATATCATTGACCATGCTGGCCTATAACGCCCGTTATTTGGCCATTGCGGCGCTGATTCGACAACTACATCAAAAATATACTGAGACCGAATCCAAGTCTATTGGTCTTCAGGTAAAAAAATTACGAAAACGGCTAACGCTCATAAAAAATATGCAAGCCACTGCTATTTTTAGTTTTTTGTTGGCGGTGGTAACCATGGCCCTTATCTATTTTGAATATGATACTTTGGCCAATTTGGTATTCGGCATAAGCCTCTTTGCGCTTATGGTTTCATTGGTCTTAAGCTTGGTCGAAGTACAGTTGTCTACCCGGGCGCTTTCCATCCAATTGCAGGATATGTCTTCTTGA
- a CDS encoding WD40/YVTN/BNR-like repeat-containing protein — protein MLKKNLYVILVTVLFISCKDTKAQEEEKYIPVDEFSGFREITQEEHKFTPRKFINGIDSTEVSLVHSLTNTSFHVYNASAFESDEKGVLVGGTGLRIRSTVDGGKNWKQIQLSPFANSFHSVAFCNGEAFAVGEGSFIAKGDSTLNHWSVFNIKPLDGLVGDTHQLYKIKFRNKLGFAMGFDTGIGVSKPLILKTTDGGKNWSTHSHIGLENETGAIYDFDIVSESILYLVTQMGNAYKSHDGGTSWQILFSSERKNASLNSVDFKNENAGFIGGLSGTLLFTADGGENWRQSTSFNDSTQLNIADIKYISDETVAITTAQSFVDEERPTFAYLLDGNGKERTKPLLTKKDSTVFFEGDSYHIYPLNKSVVYLTDRNNLYKVNIDTTVK, from the coding sequence ATGTTGAAAAAAAATCTTTATGTTATCTTGGTCACTGTCCTTTTTATATCATGTAAGGACACCAAGGCACAAGAAGAAGAAAAATATATCCCCGTTGATGAATTTTCTGGCTTTAGGGAAATCACTCAAGAAGAACATAAGTTTACACCAAGAAAATTCATAAATGGTATTGACAGTACTGAGGTAAGCCTTGTTCACAGCTTAACAAATACTTCTTTTCATGTGTATAATGCATCCGCATTCGAATCTGACGAAAAAGGTGTGCTGGTAGGTGGAACTGGGTTACGGATAAGAAGTACGGTAGATGGCGGGAAAAACTGGAAACAAATACAGCTTTCACCCTTTGCAAATTCGTTTCATAGTGTGGCCTTTTGCAATGGTGAAGCTTTTGCAGTAGGAGAAGGTTCTTTTATTGCCAAGGGTGATTCAACTTTGAATCATTGGAGTGTGTTCAATATTAAACCGTTAGACGGTTTGGTAGGTGACACACATCAATTATATAAAATCAAATTTAGAAACAAACTGGGTTTTGCAATGGGTTTTGACACTGGCATTGGCGTTTCAAAACCTTTGATTCTGAAGACTACGGATGGTGGAAAAAACTGGTCGACCCATTCCCATATAGGTCTTGAGAACGAGACAGGTGCTATCTATGATTTTGATATCGTCTCAGAAAGTATATTATACCTGGTTACCCAAATGGGAAATGCGTACAAAAGTCATGATGGGGGTACTTCTTGGCAAATATTGTTTAGCTCCGAGAGAAAAAATGCTTCATTAAACTCCGTTGACTTCAAAAATGAAAATGCCGGGTTCATCGGAGGCTTGTCGGGAACACTTCTTTTTACTGCGGATGGAGGGGAAAACTGGCGGCAAAGCACTTCGTTCAATGACTCCACACAGTTGAATATTGCCGACATCAAGTACATATCCGATGAAACTGTTGCCATTACCACTGCCCAATCTTTTGTGGATGAAGAACGACCGACCTTTGCTTATCTATTGGATGGGAACGGAAAAGAAAGAACAAAACCATTATTGACCAAGAAAGATTCAACCGTTTTCTTTGAAGGAGACTCCTATCATATATATCCTTTAAACAAAAGCGTCGTTTACCTTACAGATAGGAACAACCTATATAAAGTCAATATTGATACAACCGTAAAGTGA
- a CDS encoding ThuA domain-containing protein: MPFKSLTFLLFTTLTLQVGSCQSQASEDDELKVLIVDGQNNHEQWPKITYMLKRALEDTGKFTVDVYRSKYTWKGEKYLGQFVIDGVNTTESLETPKTDPNFNPPFSEYDVVISNFGWNAAPWPRKTQSAFETYVENGGGLVVFHAADNSFPKWKAYNTMIGLGGWGDRSEKDGPYIYYNSAGEEIRDNSPGNAGAHGTQSEYEIQIRNTEHPITKGMPSKWLHTKDELYNSLRGPGENMEILATAYADPNNEGTGRHEPALMVLRYGKGRIFHNIMGHADYSVNCIGFMTSMLRGTEWAASGKVTQKIPEDFPTAKKSSSLTVIN; encoded by the coding sequence ATGCCATTTAAATCATTGACATTTCTACTCTTCACCACGCTGACGTTACAAGTAGGTTCGTGCCAATCGCAGGCTTCAGAAGACGATGAACTTAAAGTTCTTATCGTGGACGGGCAAAACAATCACGAACAATGGCCTAAAATCACATATATGCTTAAACGGGCCTTGGAAGATACAGGCAAATTTACGGTAGATGTTTACCGCTCAAAATATACGTGGAAGGGTGAGAAATACCTCGGACAGTTTGTGATTGATGGGGTAAATACCACAGAATCTCTCGAAACACCCAAAACAGACCCCAACTTTAACCCACCTTTTTCAGAGTATGATGTGGTTATCTCCAATTTTGGGTGGAATGCAGCACCGTGGCCCCGAAAAACGCAAAGTGCATTTGAAACATATGTAGAAAACGGTGGCGGATTGGTCGTTTTTCACGCGGCCGATAATTCGTTCCCGAAATGGAAAGCCTACAATACAATGATAGGGCTTGGCGGTTGGGGAGACCGCTCGGAAAAAGATGGCCCATACATTTATTACAACAGTGCCGGGGAAGAGATTAGGGACAACTCGCCCGGAAATGCAGGTGCCCACGGCACTCAAAGTGAATATGAAATACAAATCAGAAATACTGAACACCCCATTACGAAGGGAATGCCCTCAAAATGGTTGCATACCAAAGATGAACTCTACAACAGCCTTCGTGGGCCGGGGGAAAATATGGAGATATTGGCAACGGCATATGCAGACCCTAACAACGAGGGCACGGGACGGCACGAACCGGCATTAATGGTTTTAAGATACGGCAAAGGGCGTATTTTTCATAACATAATGGGGCATGCCGATTATTCGGTAAATTGTATTGGTTTTATGACCAGTATGTTGCGGGGAACGGAGTGGGCCGCTTCGGGCAAGGTAACCCAGAAAATACCCGAAGATTTTCCAACGGCCAAAAAATCAAGTTCGCTAACCGTTATTAATTGA
- a CDS encoding GyrI-like domain-containing protein: MNPRIETIAQKKLVGKSLRMSLTNNKTRELWQNFMPLRKRIQNTVGINLYSLQVYDDSYFSTFNPNTEFTKWAAVEVSNYGSSSEGLEKFTLDSGLYAIFHHKGPANGFQETVRYIFGRWLPNSDYLLDDRPHFELLGANYKNNDPDSEEEIWIPIKSK; encoded by the coding sequence ATGAATCCCAGAATAGAGACCATTGCGCAAAAGAAATTGGTTGGGAAAAGTTTGCGGATGTCTTTGACCAACAATAAGACCCGTGAACTTTGGCAAAACTTTATGCCTTTGCGAAAACGCATTCAAAATACAGTAGGGATAAATTTATATTCCCTGCAAGTATATGATGATAGTTATTTTTCTACTTTTAATCCCAATACTGAATTCACAAAGTGGGCGGCAGTAGAAGTTTCCAATTATGGATCATCCTCGGAGGGGTTGGAAAAATTTACCTTGGACAGTGGCTTATATGCCATTTTTCACCATAAAGGTCCTGCAAATGGTTTTCAAGAAACTGTCCGGTATATTTTTGGGCGGTGGCTCCCAAATTCCGATTATCTATTAGATGATAGGCCCCATTTTGAATTATTGGGTGCAAACTATAAAAACAACGACCCCGATTCGGAAGAAGAAATCTGGATACCCATTAAAAGCAAGTGA